A genome region from Maridesulfovibrio salexigens DSM 2638 includes the following:
- a CDS encoding response regulator, producing the protein MSHSILVLDDDIHVRESLAISLEDEDFEVYEVESSEEALSFLETQQVDLVVVDLRLPGMNGTDFIKEARQKWPELKFIIYTGSPEFSIPIDLAEVPCVSNSIFLKPLPTCDVMVSEIRRMLG; encoded by the coding sequence ATGTCACACTCAATACTTGTTCTGGACGATGATATCCATGTCAGGGAAAGTCTTGCGATAAGCCTTGAAGATGAGGATTTTGAAGTTTACGAGGTCGAAAGTTCAGAGGAAGCTTTAAGCTTCCTTGAAACGCAGCAGGTTGATCTGGTTGTCGTTGATTTGCGGCTTCCCGGTATGAATGGTACTGATTTTATTAAAGAGGCCCGGCAAAAATGGCCGGAGCTCAAATTTATAATTTATACAGGGTCACCGGAGTTCAGCATTCCTATTGATCTGGCTGAAGTGCCCTGCGTTTCGAATTCAATTTTTCTTAAACCGCTGCCGACTTGCGACGTTATGGTCAGTGAAATCAGGCGTATGCTTGGATAG
- a CDS encoding OmpA/MotB family protein: MPRKKEEIIYIVAKAKAEPPPEEGLPPWMATFADMVTLLLCFFVLLLSFANQDVANFETLKGSMRDAFGMQSQDKSGKHMAFSKSPHSASSVSAKAKKDMHALEVDIRAFISAGKMEKLMAVNTDQQGVLVRVPTRAIFKPGTAQINPKATVLLDKVASIMKKKDFNLVVRGHTDDRATKNNIYSSNWELSAARAASCLRYILKKSGVSSKRLKAVGYAGTKPLVPNTSNRNRAINRRVEFYYQPPSDNW, translated from the coding sequence GTGCCCCGTAAAAAAGAAGAGATAATATATATTGTAGCGAAAGCTAAAGCGGAGCCGCCGCCGGAAGAAGGCTTGCCGCCGTGGATGGCCACCTTTGCGGATATGGTTACCCTGCTGCTTTGTTTTTTTGTTTTGCTGCTTTCCTTTGCTAACCAGGATGTTGCCAACTTTGAGACCTTGAAAGGTTCCATGCGCGATGCTTTTGGTATGCAGAGTCAGGATAAATCCGGAAAGCATATGGCCTTTTCCAAAAGTCCCCACTCCGCTTCTTCCGTAAGCGCAAAAGCCAAAAAAGATATGCATGCCCTTGAGGTTGATATCAGGGCTTTTATCTCGGCGGGTAAAATGGAGAAGCTGATGGCAGTGAATACTGACCAGCAGGGGGTTCTGGTCAGGGTTCCCACCCGGGCTATTTTTAAACCCGGAACCGCCCAGATTAATCCCAAGGCCACTGTCCTGCTGGATAAGGTGGCCAGTATTATGAAAAAGAAAGATTTTAATCTGGTGGTGCGCGGACATACAGATGACCGGGCTACCAAGAATAATATTTACAGTTCCAACTGGGAGCTTTCAGCTGCCCGGGCGGCTTCCTGCCTGCGTTACATACTCAAAAAGTCCGGTGTTTCATCGAAGAGGTTAAAGGCTGTAGGGTATGCCGGGACTAAACCTTTGGTTCCCAATACTTCCAATAGAAACAGGGCTATCAACCGCAGGGTGGAATTTTATTACCAGCCGCCTTCTGATAATTGGTAA
- a CDS encoding MucR family transcriptional regulator: MEDHLKEALEIVKAQASVRTMTEEEITSMVHKLAAGIKKISEGMLDSNSPEPTPPVDPKKAIREKSIICLESGKSFKVLTKRHLAKYGLTPDEYREKWGYAKKTPLVCKSLQRERRKKMKEMKLWEKRKKQ; the protein is encoded by the coding sequence ATGGAAGATCATCTTAAAGAAGCACTTGAAATAGTAAAAGCACAGGCCAGTGTTAGAACCATGACTGAAGAAGAAATTACTTCCATGGTACATAAACTTGCCGCAGGAATAAAAAAAATAAGCGAAGGAATGCTCGACAGCAACTCTCCAGAACCGACTCCCCCGGTAGACCCCAAGAAAGCGATCAGGGAAAAAAGCATTATCTGCCTTGAGTCAGGAAAATCATTTAAAGTCCTGACCAAAAGACATCTGGCAAAATACGGCCTGACTCCTGACGAGTATCGCGAAAAGTGGGGATACGCCAAAAAGACTCCGCTGGTCTGTAAATCCCTGCAACGGGAAAGGCGCAAGAAGATGAAGGAAATGAAACTCTGGGAAAAACGCAAGAAACAATAG